Proteins from one Ficedula albicollis isolate OC2 chromosome 21, FicAlb1.5, whole genome shotgun sequence genomic window:
- the CPTP gene encoding ceramide-1-phosphate transfer protein: protein MAAAEAAFSLREVLDAFRRCVTEQQEVLLEPYLSGWRGLIRGLHRALRWLQLFLQGLLSGESRTSVLCTDAYNASLAEHHPWLIRKAATVAFCALPSRDAFLDIMNVGTNEEAEAVLGEAIPYISQVYSITQELFERHQLLDLP, encoded by the exons ATGGCGGCGGCGGAGGCCGCGTTCAGCCTGAGGGAGGTTCTGGACGCGTTCCGTCGGTGCGTGAcggagcagcaggaggtgctgctggagccctaCCTGAGCGGCTGGCGGGGCCTCATCCG ggggctgcaccGCGCCCTGcgctggctgcagctcttcctgcaggggctgctctcgGGGGAGTCCCGCACCTCCGTGCTCTGCACCGACGCCTACAACGCTTCCCTGGCCGAGCACCACCCCTGGCTGATCCGCAAAGCCGCCACCGTGGCGTTCTGCGCGCTGCCCTCCCGCGATGCCTTCCTGGACATCATGAACGTGGGGACGAACGAGGAGGCGGAGGCGGTGCTGGGGGAGGCCATCCCCTACATCAGCCAGGTGTACAGCATCACCCAGGAGCTCTTCGAGCGCCACCAGCTGCTCGACCTGCcctga